A DNA window from Vigna angularis cultivar LongXiaoDou No.4 chromosome 1, ASM1680809v1, whole genome shotgun sequence contains the following coding sequences:
- the LOC108324254 gene encoding uncharacterized protein LOC108324254 produces the protein MLPPVPVPIAIDINAIKDKLSFQLRPLQRSFQFWVRAIDIYTGYKVFQVRVNFVKDVQKQEAMWERQHELAADKIFALCSDLGGFFLKIAQIIGKPDLAPAAWVKRLVTLCDRAPPTPFDVMKLVLENELEQGIDDVFERFDVEPLGSASIAQVHRARLKGDTSDVVVKVQHPGIQDLMMTDIHNLQAFALYMQKTDIKFDLYSVTKEMEKQIGYEFDFMREADAMVKIRKFLYENNKKTPVLVPRVIRDMVTRRVLVMEYIDGVPIMNLGDEIAKRGINPRGKVAAAAKQKILQSLTLAYGQMILKSGFFHADPHPGNILICKGSEVALLDYGQVKDLPEQLRLGYANLVLAIANRDPLRAAESYRELGIETLSSCENGLQELFRLAETMFDTKLPPGVVMLQPFSDESSIKKVAVQSFPEELFSVLRTVHLLRGLSVGLGINYSCAEQWRPFAEEALSQAGRLKDKSGKSRGR, from the exons ATGTTACCTCCCGTTCCTGTTCCTATTGCTATTGATATCAACGCTATAAAAGATAAGCTCTCCTTTCAGTTGCGACCTTTGCAACGTTCTTTCCAATTCTGGGTTCGAGCCATTGACATTTACACCGGATACAAG GTGTTTCAAGTGAGAGTCAATTTCGTCAAAGATGTGCAGAAGCAGGAAGCAATGTGGGAACGACAGCACGAGCTTGCTGCCGATAAGATTTTTGCCTTGTGCTCTGACCTCGGTGGTTTCTTCCTCAAG ATTGCCCAAATTATAGGGAAGCCTGATTTGGCTCCGGCTGCATGGGTGAAAAGACTTGTTACGCTGTGTGATAGGGCTCCTCCTACCCCTTTTGATGTGATGAAACTAGTTTTGGAGAACGAGCTGGAACAGGGTATTGATGATGTGTTCGAGAGGTTCGATGTTGAACCCCTAGGTTCTGCTTCCATTGCTCAG GTTCATAGAGCAAGACTGAAAGGTGATACAAGTGATGTTGTCGTCAAG GTTCAACATCCAGGAATTCAGGATCTGATGATGACAGATATCCATAACTTGCAAGCGTTTGCACTGTACATGCAAAAGACAGATATCAAATTTGATCTATATTCAGTGACTAAGGAGATGGAAAAACAG ATTGGATATGAATTTGATTTCATGAGGGAGGCTGATGCGATGGTAAAGATAAGAAAGTTCTTGTATGAGAATAACAAAAAGACTCCTGTTTTGGTGCCACGAGTAATACGCGATATGGTTACCAG GAGGGTCCTAGTCATGGAATATATTGATGGGGTTCCAATAATGAACCTTGGTGATGAAATAGCAAAGAGAGGCATAAATCCTCGTGGTAAGGTTGCGGCAGCAGCAAAGCA GAAAATTCTTCAAAGCTTGACTCTAGCATATGGtcaaatgattttaaaaagTGGATTCTTCCATGCAGATCCTCATCCAGGGAACATCCTGATTTGTAAAGGATCAGAG GTTGCCTTGCTAGACTACGGGCAGGTGAAGGATCTCCCGGAACAGTTGAGGCTTGGCTATGCTAATCTAGTTCTTGCAATTGCCAATCGGGACCCATTAAGAGCTGCAGAGAGCTATAG ggAACTTGGTATAGAAACCTTGAGCAGTTGTGAAAATGGGCTACAAGAATTGTTTAGACTAGCAGAGACAATGTTTGATACAAAATTGCCTCCTGGGGTTGTAATGCTGCAACCTTTCTCAGATGAATCTTCAATTAAAAAAGTTGCTGTTCAG TCCTTTCCAGAAGAACTTTTTTCTGTACTTCGGACAGTGCATCTACTGAGGGGACTTAGCGTTGGACTTGGAATCAATTATTCTTGTGCAGAACAGTGGAGGCCCTTTGCAGAAGAAGCTTTGTCCCAAGCTGGCAGATTAAAAG ATAAGAGTGGTAAGAGCAGAGgcagataa
- the LOC108322973 gene encoding uncharacterized protein LOC108322973, producing MFGRIRASTSSLETLEGSPSKILKDDTFSIYEATLMKLKIGARLDTSEVIDDSSVSSPCAKEANQPDFNPESTSCSEKTMMDTESDNSSPRVSDIVSSGNSELRRQVNLTILDFFRVVNTGDVDVSSSAKTTTSSENGSSECISSTSVDYDCRNEVVGVQILQDCEMSD from the exons ATGTTCGGCAGAATCAGGGCATCGACTTCGTCACTGGAAACATTAGAGGGTTCTCCTTCCAAGATTCTCAAAGATGACACCTTCTCCATCTACG AGGCTACTCTCATGAAGCTAAAGATTGGTGCGCGACTCGATACAAGTGAGGTTATAGACGATTCTTCAGTTAGTTCACCTTGTGCTAAAGAAGCAAATCAGCCAGATTTTAATCCAGAGAGCACTTCATGTTCCGAGAAAACGATGATGGATACAGAGTCTGATAACTCTTCTCCCAGGGTTAGTGATATTGTTTCTAGTGGGAACTCGGAACTGCGAAGGCAAGTTAATCTTACCATTCTAGATTTCTTTAGAGTGGTGAATACCGGAGATGTGGATGTTTCATCTTCTGCAAAGACAACAACTTCATCGGAGAATGGAAGTTCTGAATGTATCTCGTCAACTTCTGTTGattatgattgcagaaatgaaGTGGTCGGTGTCCAAATTTTGCAAGATTGTGAAATGTCGGATTAG
- the LOC108322959 gene encoding nucleoside diphosphate kinase 2, chloroplastic isoform X2 translates to MEVVCGSGVCVSSLPRSSTITRSTVPQFRVSYQYLTPFPSQSHLFSYHPPPYAKTLRARTTTKPAIFLPHLVASLQVDQTYIMVKPDGVQRGLVGEIISRFEKKGFKLTGLKLFQCSKELAEEHYKDLNQKSFFPKLIDYITSGPVVCMAWEGVGVVASARKLIGATDPLQAEPGTIRGDLAVQTGRNVVHGSDSPENGKREIALWFKEGELCDWTPVQAPWLRE, encoded by the exons ATGGAAGTTGTGTGTGGAAGTGGGGTTTGCGTCTCATCTCTTCCGCGCTCATCAACGATTACCAGAAGCACTGTTCCTCAATTCCGAGTCAGTTACCAATACCTAACACCGTTTCCTTCACAATCCCATCTATTCTCCTATCACCCTCCGCCCTATGCTAAAACCCTCCGTGCCAGAACCACCACCAAACCCGCTATTTTCCTTCCCCACTTAGTTGCATCTCTG CAAGTTGACCAGACTTACATAATGGTGAAGCCCGACGGCGTGCAACGTGGCCTC GTCGGAGAAATTATTTCTAGGTTTGAGAAGAAGGGGTTTAAGTTGACTGGCTTGAAGCTCTTCCAGTGCTCTAAAGAGTTAGCTGAG GAGCATTACAAGGACCTAAACCAAAAGTCATTCTTCCCCAAGCTCATTGACTATATTACTTCTGGTCCTGTTGTTTGTATG GCTTGGGAGGGTGTTGGAGTAGTGGCATCCGCACGTAAGCTTATAGGGGCTACTGATCCTCTTCAAGCTGAACCAGGCACAATAAGAGGAGACCTTGCTGTTCAAACAGGAAG GAATGTAGTTCATGGCAGTGACAGTCCCGAAAATGGAAAGCGTGAAATAG CTCTATGGTTCAAGGAAGGCGAATTATGCGATTGGACCCCCGTTCAAGCACCGTGGCTGAGAGAATAA
- the LOC108322959 gene encoding nucleoside diphosphate kinase 2, chloroplastic isoform X1 encodes MEVVCGSGVCVSSLPRSSTITRSTVPQFRVSYQYLTPFPSQSHLFSYHPPPYAKTLRARTTTKPAIFLPHLVASLQQVDQTYIMVKPDGVQRGLVGEIISRFEKKGFKLTGLKLFQCSKELAEEHYKDLNQKSFFPKLIDYITSGPVVCMAWEGVGVVASARKLIGATDPLQAEPGTIRGDLAVQTGRNVVHGSDSPENGKREIALWFKEGELCDWTPVQAPWLRE; translated from the exons ATGGAAGTTGTGTGTGGAAGTGGGGTTTGCGTCTCATCTCTTCCGCGCTCATCAACGATTACCAGAAGCACTGTTCCTCAATTCCGAGTCAGTTACCAATACCTAACACCGTTTCCTTCACAATCCCATCTATTCTCCTATCACCCTCCGCCCTATGCTAAAACCCTCCGTGCCAGAACCACCACCAAACCCGCTATTTTCCTTCCCCACTTAGTTGCATCTCTG CAGCAAGTTGACCAGACTTACATAATGGTGAAGCCCGACGGCGTGCAACGTGGCCTC GTCGGAGAAATTATTTCTAGGTTTGAGAAGAAGGGGTTTAAGTTGACTGGCTTGAAGCTCTTCCAGTGCTCTAAAGAGTTAGCTGAG GAGCATTACAAGGACCTAAACCAAAAGTCATTCTTCCCCAAGCTCATTGACTATATTACTTCTGGTCCTGTTGTTTGTATG GCTTGGGAGGGTGTTGGAGTAGTGGCATCCGCACGTAAGCTTATAGGGGCTACTGATCCTCTTCAAGCTGAACCAGGCACAATAAGAGGAGACCTTGCTGTTCAAACAGGAAG GAATGTAGTTCATGGCAGTGACAGTCCCGAAAATGGAAAGCGTGAAATAG CTCTATGGTTCAAGGAAGGCGAATTATGCGATTGGACCCCCGTTCAAGCACCGTGGCTGAGAGAATAA